Proteins from one Listeria innocua genomic window:
- a CDS encoding BglG family transcription antiterminator — protein sequence MVQFDARNMMLLESLVVANVYLAPEKLQEELGISKRTLQYDVEKINKELDDIGLDGIQSVRGQGYYLLEDEKSTIKEILGNREASHKVFSASERRIRILFFLLVTDARVIIDTINACNEVSRNTSLQDIKQLKLALKQFNLELAYDRKNGNMVLGDERSIRQFFIHYCMNNEEIATADQLLDLMKINPMIKNKELFPHLDTIFEILVVTEKKIGIRYTDEVIERIGIMIFFFKERMKRDCYLNEHEEHEVESFNIAQEIYEQLQQKEHFKINHAEITYLGKLLLGASRLNDDAAVEGKLDIIVEKIIAEFERLACVNFEDHRNLKKDLLLHLQPAYYRLKFQIEWINPLRTDIKQSYSDVYEITKKSLEPLEDLLGEKIPEDEIAYVTILFGGYLSRKNNTLVERKKLLIVCSKGVGTSRMIERQLAQLLGERVEILEPISIREFEKGLYAPDFIVSTLPIMEPKAPVFIVSPILTEAQKQQLMKAIAPHVLQKDSDARMLSSVLDVVDQYAKVEDREKLAAKLKSVLFQVQSDSQLEKSPTLEELLPKERIIFKDSVADWHEAIRVASKPLQQEGYISGNYQQAMIENIEKLGPYIVIAPGIALPHASVDDGAYRVGMSLLRLNQPVSFSSKAKDQVKLIIVLASIDSYTHINALSQLTNLIMKHHLLEQIEQAESAAEIAAMLTIK from the coding sequence GTGGTACAATTTGATGCTAGAAATATGATGCTGCTCGAATCGCTCGTCGTGGCGAATGTATATCTTGCACCCGAGAAATTACAAGAAGAACTAGGAATTTCCAAACGAACACTACAATATGATGTTGAAAAAATTAATAAAGAATTAGATGATATAGGGCTTGATGGTATTCAATCCGTTCGTGGACAAGGTTATTATTTATTAGAAGATGAAAAATCGACAATTAAAGAAATCCTTGGAAATAGGGAAGCGAGCCACAAAGTCTTTTCAGCAAGTGAGCGTCGTATCCGTATTTTATTTTTTCTGCTTGTAACAGATGCGCGTGTAATTATTGATACAATTAATGCGTGCAATGAAGTTAGTCGTAACACTAGTTTACAGGATATTAAACAGTTAAAATTAGCGCTCAAACAGTTTAACTTAGAGCTCGCTTATGACCGGAAAAATGGGAATATGGTTCTTGGTGATGAACGTAGTATTCGTCAGTTTTTCATTCATTATTGTATGAATAACGAAGAAATAGCCACAGCAGACCAGTTACTCGATTTAATGAAAATAAATCCAATGATTAAAAATAAAGAACTTTTCCCACATTTAGATACAATTTTTGAAATATTAGTAGTGACAGAGAAAAAAATCGGTATTCGTTATACAGACGAGGTCATTGAACGAATCGGAATTATGATTTTCTTCTTTAAAGAACGAATGAAACGCGATTGTTATTTAAATGAGCACGAAGAACATGAAGTAGAATCTTTTAATATTGCTCAGGAAATTTACGAGCAATTACAGCAAAAAGAGCATTTTAAGATCAATCATGCGGAAATTACTTATTTAGGCAAACTTTTACTTGGCGCTAGTCGCTTGAATGATGATGCAGCTGTTGAAGGAAAGCTGGATATAATTGTTGAGAAAATTATTGCCGAATTTGAGCGCCTTGCTTGTGTGAATTTTGAAGACCACCGTAATTTAAAAAAAGATTTATTGCTCCATTTACAACCAGCATATTATCGGCTTAAATTCCAAATTGAATGGATTAATCCGCTGCGAACAGATATTAAGCAAAGTTATAGTGACGTGTATGAGATTACAAAAAAATCATTAGAACCACTAGAAGATTTACTCGGTGAAAAAATCCCCGAAGATGAGATAGCGTACGTAACGATTTTGTTCGGCGGTTATCTTTCTCGCAAAAACAATACTTTAGTTGAACGGAAGAAACTTTTAATTGTTTGCTCGAAAGGGGTAGGAACGTCGCGGATGATTGAGCGGCAACTTGCACAATTACTCGGTGAACGTGTTGAAATATTAGAACCAATTTCCATCCGTGAATTTGAAAAAGGGTTATACGCGCCAGACTTTATTGTGTCGACTTTGCCAATTATGGAACCGAAAGCACCAGTTTTCATCGTTAGTCCGATTTTGACTGAGGCGCAGAAGCAACAACTGATGAAGGCGATTGCCCCGCACGTTTTGCAAAAGGATTCGGATGCGCGCATGTTGTCTTCTGTGCTTGATGTAGTGGATCAATATGCCAAAGTGGAAGACCGCGAAAAATTGGCGGCCAAGCTGAAGTCGGTATTGTTCCAAGTGCAATCGGACAGCCAACTTGAAAAATCGCCAACACTTGAAGAACTGTTGCCAAAAGAACGAATTATTTTTAAAGATAGTGTGGCGGATTGGCATGAAGCTATCCGAGTTGCGTCAAAACCACTACAACAAGAAGGCTATATATCAGGAAACTATCAACAAGCTATGATTGAAAACATTGAAAAGCTAGGACCATATATCGTTATTGCACCAGGGATAGCACTGCCACACGCGTCGGTGGATGACGGCGCATATCGAGTCGGAATGAGCTTACTGCGCTTAAATCAGCCAGTATCATTTTCAAGTAAAGCGAAGGATCAAGTGAAGTTAATTATTGTGCTCGCTTCCATTGACTCCTATACACATATTAATGCGCTAAGCCAGCTTACTAATTTAATTATGAAACATCACTTACTTGAGCAGATTGAACAAGCCGAATCAGCAGCAGAAATTGCCGCAATGTTAACAATAAAATAA
- the tuf gene encoding elongation factor Tu: MAKEKFDRSKPHVNIGTIGHVDHGKTTLTAAITTVLAKKGFADAQAYDQIDGAPEERERGITISTAHVEYQTDNRHYAHVDCPGHADYVKNMITGAAQMDGAILVVSAADGPMPQTREHILLSRQVGVPYIVVFMNKCDMVDDEELLELVEMEIRDLLTEYEFPGDDIPVIKGSALKALQGEADWEAKIDELMEAVDSYIPTPERDTDKPFMMPVEDVFSITGRGTVATGRVERGQVKVGDEVEVIGIEEESKKVVVTGVEMFRKLLDYAEAGDNIGALLRGVAREDIQRGQVLAKPGSITPHTNFKAETYVLTKEEGGRHTPFFNNYRPQFYFRTTDVTGIVTLPEGTEMVMPGDNIELAVELIAPIAIEDGTKFSIREGGRTVGAGVVSNISK, translated from the coding sequence ATGGCAAAAGAAAAATTTGACCGCTCTAAACCCCATGTTAACATTGGTACTATTGGACACGTTGACCATGGTAAAACTACTTTAACAGCTGCAATTACAACTGTACTTGCTAAAAAAGGCTTTGCTGATGCACAAGCTTATGATCAAATTGATGGTGCTCCAGAAGAAAGAGAACGTGGTATCACAATCTCTACTGCTCACGTTGAGTACCAAACTGACAACCGTCACTATGCACACGTTGACTGCCCAGGACATGCCGATTACGTTAAAAACATGATCACTGGTGCTGCACAAATGGACGGAGCTATCTTAGTAGTATCTGCTGCTGATGGCCCAATGCCACAAACTCGTGAACATATCTTACTTTCACGTCAAGTTGGTGTTCCATACATCGTTGTATTCATGAACAAATGTGACATGGTTGACGATGAAGAATTACTAGAATTAGTTGAAATGGAAATTCGTGATCTATTAACTGAATATGAATTCCCTGGCGATGACATTCCTGTAATCAAAGGTTCAGCTCTTAAAGCACTTCAAGGTGAAGCTGACTGGGAAGCTAAAATTGACGAGTTAATGGAAGCTGTAGATTCTTACATTCCAACTCCAGAACGTGATACTGACAAACCATTCATGATGCCAGTTGAGGATGTATTCTCAATCACTGGTCGTGGAACAGTTGCAACTGGACGTGTTGAACGTGGACAAGTTAAAGTTGGTGACGAAGTAGAAGTTATCGGTATTGAAGAAGAAAGCAAAAAAGTAGTAGTAACTGGAGTAGAAATGTTCCGTAAATTACTAGACTACGCTGAAGCTGGCGACAACATTGGCGCACTTCTACGTGGTGTTGCTCGTGAAGATATCCAACGTGGTCAAGTATTAGCTAAACCAGGTTCGATTACTCCACACACTAACTTCAAAGCTGAAACTTATGTTTTAACTAAAGAAGAAGGTGGACGTCACACTCCATTCTTCAACAACTACCGCCCACAATTCTATTTCCGTACTACTGACGTAACTGGTATTGTTACACTTCCAGAAGGTACTGAAATGGTAATGCCTGGTGATAACATTGAGCTTGCAGTTGAACTAATTGCACCAATCGCTATCGAAGACGGTACTAAATTCTCTATCCGTGAAGGCGGACGTACAGTAGGCGCTGGCGTTGTTTCTAACATCAGCAAATAA